Proteins encoded together in one Roseibacterium elongatum DSM 19469 window:
- a CDS encoding H-NS histone family protein, with the protein MQVGRKSGLRSHGFELAELLGESSGSRRKASAPSAPRYRHPENPEVTWSGRGRRPAWVTAALECGKSLEDLAI; encoded by the coding sequence GTGCAGGTTGGACGGAAGTCGGGTCTCAGGTCACATGGTTTCGAGCTCGCTGAGCTGCTCGGAGAGAGCTCAGGAAGCCGCAGGAAGGCCTCTGCGCCCTCTGCGCCCAGATACCGACATCCTGAGAACCCTGAAGTCACCTGGAGCGGCCGTGGACGCCGTCCGGCCTGGGTTACGGCAGCGCTCGAGTGTGGCAAGTCTCTCGAGGATCTTGCGATCTGA